A stretch of Ectothiorhodospiraceae bacterium BW-2 DNA encodes these proteins:
- the trxA gene encoding thioredoxin: protein MATIELNQDNFDTTISSNDFVIVDFWAPWCGPCKQFGPVYEEVSEKNPDLIFAKVNTEEEQALASHFRVRSIPTLMIFREQIVIFAQPGAMMGGQFEQLLTQAKALDMEDVRRQIAEKQANQEAANS, encoded by the coding sequence ATGGCAACTATCGAACTCAATCAGGATAATTTTGATACCACGATTAGCAGCAACGACTTTGTGATTGTCGATTTTTGGGCACCGTGGTGCGGCCCTTGCAAGCAGTTTGGACCGGTCTATGAGGAGGTATCAGAAAAAAATCCCGACCTGATCTTTGCCAAAGTCAATACCGAAGAGGAGCAGGCGCTAGCGAGCCACTTTCGGGTTCGCTCCATACCGACTTTAATGATTTTTAGAGAGCAGATCGTGATCTTCGCCCAGCCTGGGGCGATGATGGGGGGGCAGTTTGAACAGCTTCTGACCCAAGCGAAAGCGCTCGATATGGAGGATGTGCGGCGTCAAATTGCCGAGAAACAGGCTAATCAGGAGGCGGCTAACAGCTAG
- the tsaE gene encoding tRNA (adenosine(37)-N6)-threonylcarbamoyltransferase complex ATPase subunit type 1 TsaE: protein MQIEDLIDTHATEALGGALIDAIGTAPAVVWLLGELGSGKTTLVRGALRALGFREAVKSPTYTLVEPYSLPHRSLYHFDLYRLGAGEELEYLGIRDYLSEPEALLFIEWPEQGEGWTPAADLQLELHYHGRGRRARLTPCSPRGEQIVARL from the coding sequence ATGCAGATAGAAGATCTAATCGACACTCATGCGACCGAGGCGCTAGGCGGTGCGCTAATCGACGCCATCGGCACTGCGCCAGCGGTGGTGTGGCTACTAGGCGAACTAGGTAGCGGCAAAACAACGCTAGTTAGAGGGGCGTTGCGGGCGCTTGGGTTTAGGGAGGCCGTTAAAAGCCCAACCTATACGCTCGTCGAACCCTACTCGTTGCCACACCGTTCACTCTATCACTTCGATCTCTACCGTTTAGGGGCGGGGGAGGAGTTAGAGTATCTCGGTATTCGTGACTATTTGAGCGAACCGGAGGCACTGCTCTTTATCGAGTGGCCCGAGCAGGGGGAGGGGTGGACACCGGCGGCCGATCTACAGCTAGAGCTGCACTACCATGGCCGTGGCCGCCGGGCACGATTAACGCCCTGCTCCCCCCGAGGCGAGCAGATAGTCGCACGGCTATGA
- a CDS encoding TonB family protein produces MGRWLALLAALALHGGLLLLPLSTPQLPQPLPVAMPLQMRLVAPPPLASAVKVEQVAPSPPPAPSGTARLAPTATEVAAPEPEPEPEPEPEPEPEPEPEPESEPEPEPEPESDRRSLPPPQKAEASAVAPLPREEGSTRVLQLLAQQLEAHKRYPLKARRRGLEGEVVLTLAIDRHGELTLVAIEGEQLLQRAARAAVSGASPLALAGVELLSPLTVELSLVFRLQ; encoded by the coding sequence GTGGGTCGCTGGCTAGCGCTGCTGGCGGCACTGGCGCTGCATGGCGGGTTGCTGCTGCTGCCGCTATCGACACCGCAGTTGCCGCAGCCCCTGCCGGTTGCGATGCCGCTGCAGATGAGACTGGTTGCTCCTCCTCCCTTAGCGAGCGCTGTCAAAGTGGAGCAAGTTGCGCCATCGCCCCCTCCCGCCCCTAGCGGGACGGCAAGGCTCGCTCCGACTGCGACTGAGGTGGCCGCGCCTGAGCCTGAGCCTGAGCCTGAACCTGAACCTGAACCTGAACCTGAACCTGAACCTGAACCTGAATCTGAACCTGAACCTGAACCTGAACCTGAATCTGATAGGAGAAGCCTCCCTCCCCCGCAAAAGGCGGAGGCGAGCGCTGTTGCGCCGCTGCCCCGTGAGGAGGGGTCAACGCGAGTGCTGCAGCTCTTAGCGCAGCAGTTAGAGGCGCATAAACGCTATCCGCTCAAGGCGCGTCGTCGTGGTCTTGAAGGGGAGGTGGTGTTAACGCTCGCCATTGATCGCCACGGTGAACTGACGCTGGTGGCGATTGAGGGCGAACAGCTACTACAGCGAGCCGCCCGAGCGGCGGTGAGTGGTGCTTCGCCGCTAGCACTGGCAGGCGTTGAGCTACTCTCACCACTCACGGTTGAGCTAAGTCTAGTGTTCCGGTTGCAATAG
- a CDS encoding RNA-binding protein, with product MTESGAIRIDRWLWAARFYKQRKLATEAVSGGHIQINGQRVKPAKAIRIGDVIEIKKGTLLFRLTVIGLSERRGPASEAQQLYREDETVKRQRLEQLQLRKLQAESAPSPAGRPDKKARRALLRFKA from the coding sequence ATGACAGAGAGTGGAGCGATACGCATTGATCGCTGGCTCTGGGCGGCGCGATTTTACAAACAACGCAAATTAGCCACCGAGGCGGTGAGCGGTGGCCATATTCAGATCAACGGTCAGCGAGTTAAGCCAGCCAAGGCGATTAGGATCGGCGATGTGATTGAGATTAAAAAGGGAACCCTCCTCTTTCGGCTCACCGTCATCGGCTTAAGTGAGCGGCGGGGGCCGGCGAGCGAGGCGCAGCAGCTCTACCGTGAAGATGAGACGGTAAAGCGGCAGCGTCTTGAGCAGTTACAGCTACGAAAATTACAAGCAGAGTCGGCACCGTCTCCGGCGGGTCGTCCCGATAAAAAAGCGCGGCGAGCGCTACTACGGTTTAAAGCTTAG